A part of Aspergillus flavus chromosome 1, complete sequence genomic DNA contains:
- a CDS encoding putative calcium binding modulator protein, with translation MAYNQSYNPDALPAHAEPEQVAQMIGAMQTGPQHHHNQSKPSRPSPNPSSSGVPPRVPVTSAHMNKPLPAPAANQHRTHPLHPSPPPQNYGFGPPPSQPVRNRPQPSSRPPRSPNPPLAVPDDDPQQLFPLFRAANTSHTGSLTEMELGSALVNGDFTSFHPKTVKMMIRMFDRNSSGTISFDEFVSLWRYLAAWRELFDRFDVDRSGRISLQEFENALLAFGYRLSQPFVTVLFTTFESKGRQRNGPAHPAKMGMSFDLFVQACISLRRMTDVFKRYDDDRDGYITVSFEEFLTEILQLQD, from the exons ATGGCGTACAACCAATCTTACAATCCAGATGCGTTGCCAGC ACATGCAGAGCCCGAACAG GTAGCCCAGATGATCGGTGCTATGCAAACCGGCCCTCAGCATCATCACAATCAGAGTAAACCGTCTCGACCATCCCCCAACCCCTCTTCTAGTGGAGTTCCACCTCGAGTTCCCGTAACGAGTGCGCACATGAACAAGCCATTACCCGCACCGGCTGCGAACCAACATCGGACTCATCCACTACACccatcaccacctccacAGAACTACGGATTTGGGCCACCCCCTTCCCAGCCTGTGCGCAATCGGCCCCAGCCTTCGTCCCGGCCCCCACGGTCTCCAAACCCGCCGTTGGCTGTCCCTGATGACGATCCGCAACAACTCTTCCCGCTGTTTCGCGCCGCCAACACATCCCACACCGGTTCACTGACCGAGATGGAGCTGGGCTCCGCTCTCGTGAATGGCGATTTTACCTCGTTTCACCCTAAGacggtgaagatgatgatccgCATGTTTGACCGGAATAGCAGTGGGACGATCTCGTTCGACGAGTTTGTATCGCTATGGCGCTACCTTGCCGCGTGGCGGGAGCTTTTTGACCGATTCGATGTCGATCGTAGCGGGCGCATCAGCCTTCAGGAATTCGAGAACGCACTCCTCGCATTCGGATACCGACTAAGCCAGCCGTTTGTGACGGTGCTTTTCACCACATTTGAGAGCAAGGGACGGCAGAGGAATGGACCTGCCCACCCCGCGAAGATGGGAATGAGCTTCGACCTGTTCGTGCAGGCGTGTATCAGCTTGAGACGTATGACGGACGTCTTCAAGCGGTATGATGATGACCGCGATGGTTACATTACTGTGAGCTTTGAGGAGTTCTTGACTG AAATCCTGCAACTACAGGACTAG
- a CDS encoding putative transporter (MFS drug transporter, putative) — protein MTALSNPSDDRDQHDTHTLSNGQVVTGDKIASAELDPSLADTDTSNNHRQSSEEKHANESNGDGTMEKVATGASLGRVPSQAQKLGKKKIVVVMTALCLVLFLAALDMTIISTALPTMASHFNASESGYSWMASSYMLANAAAVPLWGKISDIWGRKRILLLANVAFLVGSLICALAINLPMILVGRAIQGVGGGGIIVLVNICVSDLFSVRERPMYYGLFGSTWAIAGALGPIVGGAFTTNVTWRWCFYINLPIGGVSFVILVLFLKIEAEKTPLLAGLKSIDWIGIVLIMGGTLMFLFGLEYGGITYPWDSATVICLIVFGVVTWAIAMVVEWKVAKYPVIPIRLFTNWHNVLVLLVCFCHSFVFISGAYYLPLYFQTVLLANPIMSGVYVLPNVLSLSFTSACTGFIIKKTGRYRELIVGGLFFMTLGYGLLIDLKYYASWPRIIIYQLIAGFGSGPVFQAPLVALQANIHRGDVAAGTSTFGFLRQTSAAMSIVLGTVVYQNVLQQQMPKISAAIGPEKATALASSFSGSQGDVIRALPEDQKNVVLKAYTFTLSRMWIFYTAIIGFGLLVSLLIRPVVLSKAHTFTKTGLAEQERARQEILAAQRGETQTEPKETV, from the exons ATGACGGCGCTTTCTAATCCTAGTGATGACCGGGATCAACATGATACCCACACACTTAGCAACGGTCAGGTTGTGACGGGCGACAAGATAGCTTCGGCGGAACTGGACCCCAGCTTGGCGGACACCGACACTTCGAATAACCATCGTCAATCTTCAGAAGAAAAGCATGCGAATGAATCGAACGGTGATGGAACGATGGAAAAAGTCGCCACTGGCGCTTCGCTGGGCCGAGTGCCTTCTCAGGCGCAGAagttggggaagaagaagatcgttgTTGTCATGACGGCGCTTTGT TTGGTCCTGTTCTTAGCAGCTCTAGATATG ACAATCATTTCCACGGCCCTGCCAACAATGGCCTCTCACTTCAATGCCTCGGAGAGTGGATATTCATGGATGGCTTCATCGTATATGCTTGCTAATGCTGCCGCGGTGCCCCTCTGGGGTAAAATTAGTGACATCTGGGGCAGAAAGCGCATTCTGTTGCTGGCCAATGTTGCTTTCCTCGTAGGTAGTTTGATCTGCGCGCTGGCTATTAATCTGCCGATGATTCTGGTGGGTAGAGCTATCCAGGGtgttggaggaggtggtATCATCGTGTTAGTGAATATCTGTGTCTCTGATTTGTTCAGTGTCCG AGAACGGCCGATGTATTATGGTCTTTTCGGGTCTACATGGGCAATCGCAGGTGCTCTAGGCCCTATCGTTGGAGGCGCCTTCACTACCAACGTTACTTGGCGTTGGtgtttctatataaatt TGCCCATTGGAGGCGTTTCATTTGTGATCCTCGTTCTGTTCCTTAAGATTGAGGCTGAAAAAACACCGCTTCTAGCAGGTCTAAAATCCATTGATTGGATAGGTATCGTCTTAATCATGGGAGGAACGCTCATGTTCTTGTTTGGCCTGGAGTATGGTGGCATCACTTACCCTTGGGACTCGGCCACCGTCATCTGTCTCATCGTCTTTGGAGTAGTGACGTGGGCTATTGCCATGGTGGTTGAATGGAAAGTCGCAAAATATCCCGTTATACCGATCCGTCTCTTCACTAATTGGCACAATGTTCTGGTCCTTCTCGTCTGCTTCTGCCACAGTTTCGTGTTTATCTCTGGCGCCTACTATCTCCCGCTCTATTTCCAGACCGTGCTCCTCGCCAATCCTATCATGAGCGGTGTCTACGTGCTTCCGAACGTTCTCAGCCTTTCCTTCACTTCCGCATGCACTGGTTTCATCATTAAGAAGACCGGCCGCTACCGCGAGCTTATTGTGGGTGGATTATTCTTCATGACCCTTGGCTACGGACTCCTCATCGACCTGAAATACTACGCCTCGTGGCCTCGTATCATCATCTATCAACTAATCGCCGGTTTTGGCTCCGGTCCTGTTTTCCAAGCACCCCTCGTTGCCCTCCAGGCTAACATCCACCGTGGCGACGTCGCTGCCGGAACCTCCACGTTCGGCTTCCTTCGTCAAACCTCCGCCGCCATGTCCATCGTCCTTGGTACCGTCGTGTATCAAAATGTCCTCCAGCAGCAAATGCCTAAGATCTCAGCCGCGATCGGGCCCGAGAAAGCCACCGCGCTCGCTTCCTCCTTTTCCGGCTCTCAGGGCGACGTCATCAGAGCACTCCCGGAAGATCAAAAGAACGTCGTCCTGAAAGCATACACCTTCACCCTGAGCCGGATGTGGATCTTCTACACCGCCATCATCGGCTTCGGACTGCTAGTCAGTCTACTTATCCGACCCGTCGTGCTCAGCAAGGCACACACCTTCACCAAGACTGGTCTTGCAGAACAAGAGCGCGCAAGACAAGAGATTCTCGCCGCGCAAAGAGGCGAAACTCAGACCGAACCCAAGGAGACCGTATAa